The proteins below come from a single Rosa rugosa chromosome 2, drRosRugo1.1, whole genome shotgun sequence genomic window:
- the LOC133729050 gene encoding uncharacterized protein LOC133729050, producing MVLQVLNNSSSSSSELPDLLSNVHNLVPFKLENENFFAWRYVIITILKAYNLFGYLDGSLECPEKFVRVRNDDEGESSSTTTAQINPSYEIWCREDLRVMLFINATLSADALRGMRLNCPTTTRQLWIQLCEATHISKKMSFVHNDVPYLESIKAGLEGCGMKPPP from the exons ATGGTCCTGCAAGTTCTGAATAATTCCTCATCATCAAGCTCAGAATTGCCTGATCTGCTTTCGAACGTACACAATCTCGTACCCTTCAAATTGGAAAACGAAAACTTCTTCGCTTGGAGGTATGTAATTATCACCATACTCAAGGCTTACAATCTCTTCGGCTACTTGGATGGTTCACTCGAGTGCCCTGAGAAATTTGTTCGAGTCCGGAACGACGATGAAGGAGAATCATCATCAACAACTACTGCACAGATTAATCCAAGCTACGAAATTTGGTGCAGGGAGGATCTAAGAGTGATGTTGTTCATCAATGCTACACTGTCAGCAGACGCACTCCGGGGCATGCGCCTAAACTGCCCCACTACGACTAGACAGCTATGGATTCAACTTTGTGAGGCCACCCATATCTCAAA gaAAATGAGTTTTGTTCATAACGATGTACCGTACCTCGAGAGCATAAAGGCTGGTCTTGAGGGTTGTGGGATGAAGCCGCCACCTTAG